In Ailuropoda melanoleuca isolate Jingjing chromosome 4, ASM200744v2, whole genome shotgun sequence, the following proteins share a genomic window:
- the SSUH2 gene encoding protein SSUH2 homolog isoform X4, producing the protein MDRDLSEDDSVVDLSFEAESPLAPPAELLERLPSYDWLLQGGGRQIFFSPLEAPRRPLEQRCWSSFVEHRVPMVTEEVAREALLSFVSSKCCYGSTAAGDLVIQELKQQTLCRYRLETFTESRISEWTFQPFTNQSVDGPQRGTSPRLWDIKVQVPPMFQEDTRKFQVPHSSLVKECHKCHGRGRYKCSGCHGAGMVRCPSCSGAKRKAKQSRRCQMCSGSGRRRCSTCSGRGNKTCATCKGEKKLLHFIQLVIVWKNSLFEFVSEHRLNCPGELLAKAKGESLFKDENTMVYPIVDFPLREISLASQRGIAEHSAALASRARVLQQRQTIELIPLTEVHYWYRGQTYVYYIYGTDHRVYVVDYPERYCCGCTIL; encoded by the exons GCGTGGTGGACCTCAGTTTCGAGGCCGAGAGTCCCCTGGCGCCCCCAGCTGAGCTCCTGGAGAGACTGCCCAGCTATGATTGGCTTCTTCAAGGAGGTG gaCGGCAGATATTCTTTTCACCTTTGGAGGCTCCCCGGAGGCCCCTGGAACAAAGGTGCTGGTCGTCATTCGTGGAACACAG AGTCCCCATGGTGACAGAGGAAGTGGCTCGGGAAGCCCTCCTCAGCTTTGTGAGCTCCAAATGCTGCTATGGCAGCACGGCCGCCGGTGACCTCGTCATCCAGGAGCTCAAACAGCAGACCCTCTGCAGG taTCGACTAGAGACTTTTACTGAATCCAGAATAAGCGAATGGACATTTCAACCCTTTACTA ACCAGTCAGTGGATGGGCCACAGAGAGGGACCTCCCCCAGGCTTTGGGACATCAAGGTCCAGGTCCCCCCGATGTTTCAGGAAGACACAAGGAAGTTCCAGGTCCCTCACTCGTCATTGGTCAAG GAATGCCACAAATGCCATGGGCGTGGGCGTTACAAGTGCAGCGGCTGCCATGGTGCTGGCATG GTGAGGTGCCCCTCCTGCAGCGGAGCCAAGCGCAAAGCCAAGCAGTCCCGCCGGTGTCAGATGTGCTCGGGGTCTGGCAGGCGGAG GTGCAGCACGTGCTCAGGGAGGGGCAACAAGACCTgtgccacctgcaagggggagaaGAAACTGCTGCACTTCATCCAGCTGGTCATCGTGTG GAAAAACAGCCTGTTTGAGTTTGTGTCTGAGCACCGACTGAATTGCCCTGGGGAGCTCCTTGCTAAAGCCAAAGGAGAAAGCCTCTTTAAGGATGAAAACACCATG GTGTACCCCATTGTGGATTTCCCGCTGCGGGAGATCTCTCTGGCTTCTCAGAGGGGCATTGCCGAGCACAGCGCCGCCCTGGCCTCCCGGGCCCGAGTCCTGCAGcag CGCCAGACCATCGAGCTGATCCCCCTCACAGAAGTGCATTACTGGTACCGAGGACAGACTTACGTCTACTACATCTATGGCACGGACCACAGAGTGTACGTGGTCGACTACCCTGAGCGGTACTGCTGTGGCTGCACCATCCTCTGA
- the SSUH2 gene encoding protein SSUH2 homolog isoform X2: MDRDLSEDDSVVDLSFEAESPLAPPAELLERLPSYDWLLQGGGRQIFFSPLEAPRRPLEQRCWSSFVEHRVPMVTEEVAREALLSFVSSKCCYGSTAAGDLVIQELKQQTLCRYRLETFTESRISEWTFQPFTNQSVDGPQRGTSPRLWDIKVQVPPMFQEDTRKFQVPHSSLVKECHKCHGRGRYKCSGCHGAGMVRCPSCSGAKRKAKQSRRCQMCSGSGRRRYERVSPAPRCSTCSGRGNKTCATCKGEKKLLHFIQLVIVWKNSLFEFVSEHRLNCPGELLAKAKGESLFKDENTMVYPIVDFPLREISLASQRGIAEHSAALASRARVLQQRQTIELIPLTEVHYWYRGQTYVYYIYGTDHRVYVVDYPERYCCGCTIL; encoded by the exons GCGTGGTGGACCTCAGTTTCGAGGCCGAGAGTCCCCTGGCGCCCCCAGCTGAGCTCCTGGAGAGACTGCCCAGCTATGATTGGCTTCTTCAAGGAGGTG gaCGGCAGATATTCTTTTCACCTTTGGAGGCTCCCCGGAGGCCCCTGGAACAAAGGTGCTGGTCGTCATTCGTGGAACACAG AGTCCCCATGGTGACAGAGGAAGTGGCTCGGGAAGCCCTCCTCAGCTTTGTGAGCTCCAAATGCTGCTATGGCAGCACGGCCGCCGGTGACCTCGTCATCCAGGAGCTCAAACAGCAGACCCTCTGCAGG taTCGACTAGAGACTTTTACTGAATCCAGAATAAGCGAATGGACATTTCAACCCTTTACTA ACCAGTCAGTGGATGGGCCACAGAGAGGGACCTCCCCCAGGCTTTGGGACATCAAGGTCCAGGTCCCCCCGATGTTTCAGGAAGACACAAGGAAGTTCCAGGTCCCTCACTCGTCATTGGTCAAG GAATGCCACAAATGCCATGGGCGTGGGCGTTACAAGTGCAGCGGCTGCCATGGTGCTGGCATG GTGAGGTGCCCCTCCTGCAGCGGAGCCAAGCGCAAAGCCAAGCAGTCCCGCCGGTGTCAGATGTGCTCGGGGTCTGGCAGGCGGAGGTACGAGCGGGTCTCCCCAGCACCGAG GTGCAGCACGTGCTCAGGGAGGGGCAACAAGACCTgtgccacctgcaagggggagaaGAAACTGCTGCACTTCATCCAGCTGGTCATCGTGTG GAAAAACAGCCTGTTTGAGTTTGTGTCTGAGCACCGACTGAATTGCCCTGGGGAGCTCCTTGCTAAAGCCAAAGGAGAAAGCCTCTTTAAGGATGAAAACACCATG GTGTACCCCATTGTGGATTTCCCGCTGCGGGAGATCTCTCTGGCTTCTCAGAGGGGCATTGCCGAGCACAGCGCCGCCCTGGCCTCCCGGGCCCGAGTCCTGCAGcag CGCCAGACCATCGAGCTGATCCCCCTCACAGAAGTGCATTACTGGTACCGAGGACAGACTTACGTCTACTACATCTATGGCACGGACCACAGAGTGTACGTGGTCGACTACCCTGAGCGGTACTGCTGTGGCTGCACCATCCTCTGA
- the SSUH2 gene encoding protein SSUH2 homolog isoform X3 — protein sequence MDRDLSEDDSVVDLSFEAESPLAPPAELLERLPSYDWLLQGGGRQIFFSPLEAPRRPLEQRCWSSFVEHSRVPMVTEEVAREALLSFVSSKCCYGSTAAGDLVIQELKQQTLCRYRLETFTESRISEWTFQPFTNQSVDGPQRGTSPRLWDIKVQVPPMFQEDTRKFQVPHSSLVKECHKCHGRGRYKCSGCHGAGMVRCPSCSGAKRKAKQSRRCQMCSGSGRRRCSTCSGRGNKTCATCKGEKKLLHFIQLVIVWKNSLFEFVSEHRLNCPGELLAKAKGESLFKDENTMVYPIVDFPLREISLASQRGIAEHSAALASRARVLQQRQTIELIPLTEVHYWYRGQTYVYYIYGTDHRVYVVDYPERYCCGCTIL from the exons GCGTGGTGGACCTCAGTTTCGAGGCCGAGAGTCCCCTGGCGCCCCCAGCTGAGCTCCTGGAGAGACTGCCCAGCTATGATTGGCTTCTTCAAGGAGGTG gaCGGCAGATATTCTTTTCACCTTTGGAGGCTCCCCGGAGGCCCCTGGAACAAAGGTGCTGGTCGTCATTCGTGGAACACAG CAGAGTCCCCATGGTGACAGAGGAAGTGGCTCGGGAAGCCCTCCTCAGCTTTGTGAGCTCCAAATGCTGCTATGGCAGCACGGCCGCCGGTGACCTCGTCATCCAGGAGCTCAAACAGCAGACCCTCTGCAGG taTCGACTAGAGACTTTTACTGAATCCAGAATAAGCGAATGGACATTTCAACCCTTTACTA ACCAGTCAGTGGATGGGCCACAGAGAGGGACCTCCCCCAGGCTTTGGGACATCAAGGTCCAGGTCCCCCCGATGTTTCAGGAAGACACAAGGAAGTTCCAGGTCCCTCACTCGTCATTGGTCAAG GAATGCCACAAATGCCATGGGCGTGGGCGTTACAAGTGCAGCGGCTGCCATGGTGCTGGCATG GTGAGGTGCCCCTCCTGCAGCGGAGCCAAGCGCAAAGCCAAGCAGTCCCGCCGGTGTCAGATGTGCTCGGGGTCTGGCAGGCGGAG GTGCAGCACGTGCTCAGGGAGGGGCAACAAGACCTgtgccacctgcaagggggagaaGAAACTGCTGCACTTCATCCAGCTGGTCATCGTGTG GAAAAACAGCCTGTTTGAGTTTGTGTCTGAGCACCGACTGAATTGCCCTGGGGAGCTCCTTGCTAAAGCCAAAGGAGAAAGCCTCTTTAAGGATGAAAACACCATG GTGTACCCCATTGTGGATTTCCCGCTGCGGGAGATCTCTCTGGCTTCTCAGAGGGGCATTGCCGAGCACAGCGCCGCCCTGGCCTCCCGGGCCCGAGTCCTGCAGcag CGCCAGACCATCGAGCTGATCCCCCTCACAGAAGTGCATTACTGGTACCGAGGACAGACTTACGTCTACTACATCTATGGCACGGACCACAGAGTGTACGTGGTCGACTACCCTGAGCGGTACTGCTGTGGCTGCACCATCCTCTGA
- the SSUH2 gene encoding protein SSUH2 homolog isoform X1: protein MDRDLSEDDSVVDLSFEAESPLAPPAELLERLPSYDWLLQGGGRQIFFSPLEAPRRPLEQRCWSSFVEHSRVPMVTEEVAREALLSFVSSKCCYGSTAAGDLVIQELKQQTLCRYRLETFTESRISEWTFQPFTNQSVDGPQRGTSPRLWDIKVQVPPMFQEDTRKFQVPHSSLVKECHKCHGRGRYKCSGCHGAGMVRCPSCSGAKRKAKQSRRCQMCSGSGRRRYERVSPAPRCSTCSGRGNKTCATCKGEKKLLHFIQLVIVWKNSLFEFVSEHRLNCPGELLAKAKGESLFKDENTMVYPIVDFPLREISLASQRGIAEHSAALASRARVLQQRQTIELIPLTEVHYWYRGQTYVYYIYGTDHRVYVVDYPERYCCGCTIL from the exons GCGTGGTGGACCTCAGTTTCGAGGCCGAGAGTCCCCTGGCGCCCCCAGCTGAGCTCCTGGAGAGACTGCCCAGCTATGATTGGCTTCTTCAAGGAGGTG gaCGGCAGATATTCTTTTCACCTTTGGAGGCTCCCCGGAGGCCCCTGGAACAAAGGTGCTGGTCGTCATTCGTGGAACACAG CAGAGTCCCCATGGTGACAGAGGAAGTGGCTCGGGAAGCCCTCCTCAGCTTTGTGAGCTCCAAATGCTGCTATGGCAGCACGGCCGCCGGTGACCTCGTCATCCAGGAGCTCAAACAGCAGACCCTCTGCAGG taTCGACTAGAGACTTTTACTGAATCCAGAATAAGCGAATGGACATTTCAACCCTTTACTA ACCAGTCAGTGGATGGGCCACAGAGAGGGACCTCCCCCAGGCTTTGGGACATCAAGGTCCAGGTCCCCCCGATGTTTCAGGAAGACACAAGGAAGTTCCAGGTCCCTCACTCGTCATTGGTCAAG GAATGCCACAAATGCCATGGGCGTGGGCGTTACAAGTGCAGCGGCTGCCATGGTGCTGGCATG GTGAGGTGCCCCTCCTGCAGCGGAGCCAAGCGCAAAGCCAAGCAGTCCCGCCGGTGTCAGATGTGCTCGGGGTCTGGCAGGCGGAGGTACGAGCGGGTCTCCCCAGCACCGAG GTGCAGCACGTGCTCAGGGAGGGGCAACAAGACCTgtgccacctgcaagggggagaaGAAACTGCTGCACTTCATCCAGCTGGTCATCGTGTG GAAAAACAGCCTGTTTGAGTTTGTGTCTGAGCACCGACTGAATTGCCCTGGGGAGCTCCTTGCTAAAGCCAAAGGAGAAAGCCTCTTTAAGGATGAAAACACCATG GTGTACCCCATTGTGGATTTCCCGCTGCGGGAGATCTCTCTGGCTTCTCAGAGGGGCATTGCCGAGCACAGCGCCGCCCTGGCCTCCCGGGCCCGAGTCCTGCAGcag CGCCAGACCATCGAGCTGATCCCCCTCACAGAAGTGCATTACTGGTACCGAGGACAGACTTACGTCTACTACATCTATGGCACGGACCACAGAGTGTACGTGGTCGACTACCCTGAGCGGTACTGCTGTGGCTGCACCATCCTCTGA